A genomic stretch from Thunnus maccoyii chromosome 19, fThuMac1.1, whole genome shotgun sequence includes:
- the enc1 gene encoding ectoderm-neural cortex protein 1, producing MKMSVCVHENRKSRASTGSMNIYLFHKSSYADSVLMHLNSLRQQRLFTDVLLHAGSRSFPCHRAVLAACSRYFEAMFSGGLRESQASEVDFRDSIHPEVLELLLDYAYSSRVVINEENAESLLEAGDMLEFQDIRDACAEFLERNLHPTNCLGMLLLSDAHQCTKLSELSWGMCLSNFPAICKTEDFLQLPKDMVVQLLSHEELETEDERLVYEAALNWINYDLERRHCHLPELLRTVRLALLPAIFLMENVSTEELINAQAKSKELVDEAIRCKLKILQNDGVVNSPCARPRKTSHALFLLGGQTFMCDKLYLVDQKAKEIIPKADIPSPRKEFSACAIGCKVYITGGRGSENGVSKDVWVYDTVHEEWSKAAPMLIARFGHGSAELKHCLYVVGGHTAATGCLPASPSVSLKQVEQFDPVANKWTMVAPLREGVSNAAVVSVKLKLFAFGGTSVTHDKLPKVQCYDPQENRWTVPASCPQPWRYTAAAVLGNQIFVMGGDTEFSACSAYKFSSENYQWTKVGDVTAKRMSCQAVASGNKLYVVGGYFGTQRCKTLDCYDPTLDAWNSITTVPYSLIPTAFVSTWKHLPA from the coding sequence ATGAAAATGTCCGTGTGTGTCCATGAGAACCGGAAATCCAGAGCCAGCACTGGCTCTATGAACATCTACCTGTTCCACAAGTCCTCATATGCCGACAGTGTCCTCATGCACCTCAACTCACTGCGGCAGCAAAGGCTTTTCACAGATGTCCTGCTTCATGCCGGCAGCCGCTCCTTCCCCTGCCATCGTGCCGTGCTGGCTGCCTGCAGCCGCTACTTCGAGGCCATGTTCAGCGGTGGGCTGAGGGAGAGCCAGGCCAGTGAGGTCGACTTCCGTGACTCCATCCACCCGGAGGTTTTAGAGCTCCTGCTGGATTATGCGTACTCCTCACGTGTGGTCATCAATGAGGAGAACGCAGAGTCACTACTGGAGGCTGGGGACATGCTGGAGTTTCAGGACATCCGGGATGCCTGTGCTGAATTCCTGGAGAGAAACCTTCACCCGACTAACTGTCTTGGCATGCTGTTGCTGTCTGATGCCCACCAGTGCACCAAGCTGTCAGAGCTCTCTTGGGGCATGTGCCTCAGCAACTTCCCCGCTATTTGCAAGACAGAGGACTTCCTCCAACTGCCCAAAGATATGGTAGTGCAGCTTTTGTCACATGAGGAGCTGGAGACAGAAGATGAGAGACTGGTTTATGAAGCTGCCCTGAACTGGATCAACTATGACCTGGAAAGGAGGCACTGCCACCTTCCAGAGCTCCTGAGAACAGTTCGTCTCGCCCTGCTGCCCGCCATCTTTCTAATGGAGAATGTCTCGACAGAAGAGCTGATCAATGCCCAGGCCAAGAGCAAGGAGCTGGTGGATGAGGCTATCCGCTGTAAGCTGAAGATCCTGCAGAATGATGGCGTGGTTAACAGCCCATGTGCTCGACCAAGAAAAACCAGCcatgctctctttctcctggGAGGGCAGACTTTCATGTGTGACAAGTTGTACCTGGTGGACCAGAAGGCCAAAGAGATCATCCCGAAGGCAGACATTCCCAGCCCAAGGAAGGAGTTCAGCGCCTGTGCCATCGGCTGTAAGGTATATATCACAGGTGGGAGAGGCTCAGAGAATGGTGTATCCAAAGATGTATGGGTCTATGACACCGTCCATGAGGAATGGTCCAAAGCGGCGCCCATGCTGATTGCCAGGTTTGGTCATGGCTCTGCAGAGCTGAAACACTGCCTGTACGTGGTGGGAGGTCACACTGCAGCAACTGGCTGTCTCCCTGCTTCTCCATCCGTATCGCTCAAACAGGTGGAGCAGTTTGACCCAGTGGCCAACAAGTGGACCATGGTGGCTCCTCTGAGAGAGGGTGTGAGCAATGCAGCAGTGGTCAGTGTCAAGCTCAAGCTCTTTGCCTTTGGTGGAACCAGCGTCACCCACGACAAGCTGCCCAAGGTGCAGTGCTACGATCCGCAGGAGAACCGATGGACTGTACCTGCGTCCTGCCCGCAGCCATGGCGCTACACAGCCGCTGCTGTGCTGGGAAACCAGATCTTTGTCATGGGCGGGGATACAGAGTTCTCAGCGTGCTCGGCTTATAAGTTCAGCAGCGAGAACTACCAATGGACTAAAGTGGGCGATGTGACGGCCAAGCGGATGAGCTGCCAGGCAGTGGCATCGGGGAACAAACTGTATGTTGTGGGAGGTTACTTTGGCACACAGCGATGTAAAACTCTGGACTGCTACGACCCCACACTGGATGCCTGGAACAGCATCACTACTGTGCCATACTCGCTCATTCCCACTGCTTTCGTCAGCACCTGGAAACATCTGCCTGCTTGA